In Bacteroidia bacterium, a genomic segment contains:
- a CDS encoding SusD/RagB family nutrient-binding outer membrane lipoprotein has translation MKNIISYILITVLLTLATSCDQGFDELNVNKISPTEINPNFILNNAIINSSFPNGALIYDIGIVQQMISPNSGVLTGANYNQDNRNATQEVWQRFYRSVVRNTRDVIAQTQDDPSLSNLTNMARIWQAFAFMVLTDTYGDIPYSEGGKGYTAQVTFPSYDSQQAIYTDIIKELREATAALDANKTLATADVMYGGNVAQWKKLGYSLLLRAGMRLSKADAALAQQIASAAFQGGVMENNSDNCVVRHDNNYLNAQGATLNGSEANNFYLTEPFVNYLKNNDDPRLAAIAVRYVGATSGPEQNAARASSDPAVQIGMPMGHDNNTIKGVATNLGLASFYDFSQVDRTRMTKTSAPMFLVTYAQTQLLLAEAAQRGWIAGDAAQFYANGIKAHMEQLSAYGSGSTIDPGAIDTYLAANPYSAANGLELINTQYWVASFLNGPEAFANFRRSGFPTLSPNPFPGKDIKGDFIRRLTYPNSEISVNSANVQQAISRMGADDLDTKVWWDK, from the coding sequence ATGAAAAATATTATTTCTTATATATTGATTACGGTTTTATTAACGTTGGCAACCTCCTGCGATCAGGGGTTTGATGAACTGAACGTAAATAAAATCTCACCTACGGAAATCAATCCCAACTTTATTCTCAATAATGCCATCATCAATTCATCTTTCCCGAATGGAGCATTGATATATGATATTGGGATTGTACAGCAGATGATTTCCCCCAACTCAGGGGTTTTGACCGGAGCCAATTACAATCAGGACAACCGCAATGCGACCCAGGAGGTATGGCAGCGTTTTTATCGCTCGGTGGTCCGCAATACACGTGATGTCATTGCCCAAACCCAGGATGATCCTTCGCTCAGTAACCTGACCAACATGGCCCGTATCTGGCAGGCATTTGCTTTTATGGTATTGACCGATACGTACGGGGATATTCCATATTCTGAAGGTGGAAAAGGGTATACCGCACAGGTTACATTCCCCAGCTATGACTCGCAGCAGGCAATCTATACGGATATCATCAAAGAACTCCGTGAAGCTACTGCAGCCCTGGATGCCAACAAGACGCTGGCAACGGCTGATGTTATGTATGGGGGCAACGTGGCTCAATGGAAGAAATTGGGTTATTCACTGCTTCTCAGAGCCGGTATGCGACTGAGCAAAGCGGATGCCGCCCTCGCCCAGCAAATTGCTTCTGCTGCATTTCAGGGGGGGGTGATGGAAAACAATTCTGACAATTGTGTCGTTCGCCATGACAACAATTACCTCAATGCTCAGGGTGCGACACTGAACGGATCTGAAGCCAACAACTTCTACCTGACCGAACCCTTTGTCAACTACCTCAAAAATAACGATGACCCGCGTCTGGCTGCCATTGCGGTTCGTTATGTAGGCGCAACTTCTGGCCCTGAACAAAATGCGGCAAGAGCATCGAGCGACCCGGCGGTTCAGATCGGAATGCCTATGGGCCACGACAACAATACCATCAAAGGTGTTGCGACTAATCTTGGCCTCGCCAGCTTCTATGACTTCAGTCAGGTTGACCGTACACGGATGACCAAAACCTCCGCCCCGATGTTTCTGGTTACTTATGCCCAGACCCAGCTTCTGCTTGCCGAAGCTGCCCAGCGGGGATGGATTGCAGGAGATGCTGCGCAGTTCTATGCCAACGGCATTAAGGCCCACATGGAACAGTTGAGTGCTTATGGTTCCGGTTCCACAATTGATCCCGGTGCGATTGATACTTACCTGGCCGCCAACCCTTATTCAGCCGCAAATGGCCTCGAACTGATCAACACGCAGTATTGGGTGGCATCTTTCCTCAATGGCCCTGAAGCATTTGCCAACTTCAGAAGATCTGGTTTTCCTACCCTTTCGCCTAATCCATTTCCCGGCAAGGACATCAAAGGAGACTTTATCCGAAGACTTACCTATCCCAACTCAGAAATTTCTGTCAACAGTGCAAACGTCCAGCAAGCTATCAGCAGAATGGGCGCAGACGACCTCGACACAAAAGTCTGGTGGGATAAATAG
- a CDS encoding Gfo/Idh/MocA family oxidoreductase encodes MKRRTFIYKSAAAGAGSIVLAPSVMQAAQTIISPNERLQVGVIGCNGMGWSNTRSILKMEEVDLVAICDVDQNVVSSRLDDYSKLRKNKPKTYGDYRELLKNPDVDAVIIGTPDHWHCKIMIDAVRSGKHVYVEKPLANSIEECRRMVNAAKETGKIVQVGQWQRSGPHYREAIDIVRSGKLGKIRLVKVWAYQGWMKPVPVLPDSEVPKGVDYDFWLGPATKRPFNPNRFHFNFRWFWDYAGGLMTDWGVHEIDIALYAMEAVAPISVMASGGKFAYPDDASETPDTLQTVFQYQDFAMLWEHATGIDNGPYNRREGIAFIGNNGTLVVDRQGYEVIPEREAKGYSGWGKDKMEKIAPYKKPDTLNYLDLHTQNFVEAVKKNDPSILRTPIASGSVAAINAQMGNISYKTGRKLYWDAAKGEFINDSEANQLIHPQYHNGWSLPE; translated from the coding sequence ATGAAAAGAAGAACATTTATCTATAAATCCGCTGCCGCAGGGGCAGGGAGCATTGTTTTGGCACCTTCCGTCATGCAGGCAGCCCAAACTATTATTTCTCCCAACGAACGGTTGCAGGTCGGTGTTATTGGCTGTAATGGTATGGGCTGGAGCAATACCCGCTCTATCCTCAAAATGGAGGAGGTGGACCTTGTAGCGATCTGTGATGTGGATCAGAATGTCGTTTCTTCCCGGCTGGATGACTACAGTAAACTCCGCAAAAACAAACCTAAAACCTACGGCGATTACCGCGAACTGCTCAAAAACCCTGACGTGGACGCTGTCATCATTGGTACGCCCGATCACTGGCATTGCAAAATCATGATAGATGCCGTAAGGTCGGGCAAACATGTATATGTAGAAAAACCGCTGGCCAATTCTATCGAAGAGTGCCGTCGGATGGTAAATGCTGCAAAAGAAACTGGTAAAATTGTTCAGGTAGGGCAGTGGCAACGAAGTGGGCCTCATTACCGCGAAGCAATTGATATTGTTCGTTCCGGCAAGCTGGGCAAAATCCGCCTGGTCAAAGTCTGGGCTTACCAGGGATGGATGAAACCCGTACCTGTACTACCAGACAGCGAAGTACCCAAAGGGGTGGATTATGATTTCTGGCTCGGGCCTGCAACCAAACGACCATTTAACCCCAACCGGTTTCACTTCAACTTCCGTTGGTTTTGGGATTATGCCGGCGGACTCATGACCGACTGGGGCGTACACGAAATTGACATTGCCCTGTATGCAATGGAGGCCGTTGCACCCATTTCTGTTATGGCTTCCGGAGGGAAATTTGCCTACCCCGACGATGCCTCCGAAACGCCAGATACCCTTCAGACAGTATTTCAGTATCAAGACTTCGCCATGCTGTGGGAACACGCCACCGGCATTGACAATGGCCCATACAATCGCCGGGAAGGGATTGCATTTATCGGAAACAATGGGACGCTGGTGGTGGACAGGCAGGGATATGAGGTAATTCCCGAGCGTGAGGCCAAAGGTTATAGCGGATGGGGAAAAGACAAAATGGAAAAAATCGCCCCCTACAAAAAACCCGATACGCTCAACTATCTCGACCTTCACACCCAAAACTTTGTGGAGGCGGTAAAAAAGAACGATCCGTCGATTTTGCGCACACCAATAGCTTCGGGAAGCGTCGCCGCTATCAACGCTCAAATGGGCAATATCTCCTACAAAACCGGCCGCAAACTGTACTGGGATGCCGCCAAAGGAGAGTTTATCAACGACAGCGAAGCCAATCAACTCATTCACCCCCAATACCATAACGGTTGGAGTTTGCCGGAGTAG
- a CDS encoding RHS repeat-associated core domain-containing protein has translation MGDYRFGFNGMESDGEISGEGNSLDFGARVYDSRLGRWWSMDALADQYVSWSPFIFVLGNPLNFIDPTGNSVEKGWYTDWDGILVYDPKVKNQNDLSDGQFYEGETLTRKTQTGTENYHADGSIFFTNETSAYKRIWTFANKEKRENMAVMFSSGVLVLPSYLNLEGRSYVEEYNYEFLRVNQSVYLKNSEKTFHDRVLGTIHTHNPLGNVGFSSADISTFTF, from the coding sequence TTGGGGGATTATCGGTTTGGGTTTAATGGGATGGAATCGGATGGGGAGATTTCCGGGGAGGGGAATAGCCTGGATTTTGGGGCGCGGGTGTATGATTCAAGGCTGGGAAGGTGGTGGAGTATGGATGCTCTCGCTGACCAGTATGTCTCGTGGAGCCCTTTTATTTTTGTGCTAGGAAATCCGCTCAATTTTATTGATCCAACTGGCAACTCGGTTGAAAAGGGTTGGTACACTGATTGGGACGGAATTTTGGTATATGATCCCAAAGTCAAGAATCAAAATGATCTTTCTGACGGGCAGTTTTACGAAGGAGAGACCTTAACGAGGAAGACCCAAACGGGCACAGAAAACTATCATGCTGATGGCTCTATCTTTTTCACAAATGAGACATCCGCCTATAAACGAATCTGGACATTTGCTAATAAGGAGAAAAGAGAAAATATGGCGGTTATGTTTTCGAGTGGGGTTTTGGTATTACCTTCTTATCTAAATTTAGAAGGCAGATCTTATGTAGAAGAATATAATTACGAATTTCTTAGAGTGAACCAAAGTGTTTATTTGAAGAATTCTGAAAAAACGTTTCATGATCGAGTTTTAGGCACAATTCATACTCATAATCCTCTTGGGAATGTAGGTTTTTCCAGTGCGGATATCAGTACTTTTACTTTTTAG
- a CDS encoding addiction module protein translates to MTYEQKEQQILSLIGSLPIFQRIRIALTILRGIAPEEIHPTVADEQMPWETEEFMAELDRRSEELRLGKVKGVPGEDFLTELRSMRNS, encoded by the coding sequence ATGACCTACGAACAGAAAGAACAACAAATACTTTCGCTGATTGGTTCGCTGCCGATTTTCCAGCGGATTCGGATTGCGCTTACCATTCTTCGTGGGATAGCGCCGGAAGAGATTCACCCTACGGTTGCTGATGAACAAATGCCCTGGGAAACCGAGGAATTTATGGCGGAACTGGATCGGCGTTCGGAAGAGCTCCGTTTGGGGAAAGTCAAAGGTGTTCCGGGAGAAGATTTTCTGACTGAATTGCGGTCAATGCGTAATTCATGA
- a CDS encoding DUF2118 domain-containing protein, protein MAEIIRMPRLSEIIKEGSIIAWHKRVGDRVSNGDMIAEVETDKADLEIVSATDGFVMYLCGEVGSVIPSGAVIAVIGGKGEVFSPKMIEYDEI, encoded by the coding sequence ATGGCTGAAATAATCCGTATGCCCAGGTTGAGTGAAATAATCAAAGAGGGGAGTATCATTGCCTGGCATAAAAGAGTGGGAGACCGCGTTTCCAATGGCGATATGATTGCCGAAGTAGAAACCGATAAAGCAGACCTGGAAATTGTGTCTGCAACGGATGGGTTTGTCATGTATCTATGTGGGGAAGTGGGAAGTGTCATTCCCTCGGGTGCTGTGATAGCGGTCATTGGCGGAAAAGGAGAAGTTTTTTCCCCGAAGATGATAGAATACGATGAAATATAG
- a CDS encoding pyruvate dehydrogenase complex dihydrolipoamide acetyltransferase, with translation MAELIKMPRLSDTMTEGVIAAWHKKVGDSVSNGDLLAEVETDKATMDLESFFDGVLLYVGVEEGNGIPVGALLAIIGKQGEDVSALVSGFQDSQPVESAAPVAESKPETPPVVSTPQETAAPVVQVQPVAAPVVVASEDSRVKASPLAKAMAKDKGIDLSQVSGSGDNGRIVKKDIENFKAPASPSDNGSSMPMYTTVVAGVEKYEEVRVSQMRKTIARRLSESKFTAPHFYLTMEINMDKSVEARKGLNEISPVKISFNDMVIKAVATALRQHPKVNAAWLGEKIRYNQHIHIGMAVAVEEGLLVPVIRFADSKGLAMIATESRQLATMARERKLQPQDWEGNTFTVSNLGMYGIEDFTAIINPPDACILAIGGIIQKPIVKDGQIVVGNMMKVTLSCDHRVVDGASGSEFLVTLKNLLEDPVRMLV, from the coding sequence ATGGCTGAATTAATCAAGATGCCCCGGTTGAGCGATACCATGACAGAAGGAGTCATCGCTGCCTGGCACAAAAAAGTAGGAGATAGCGTTTCCAATGGCGATCTTCTCGCAGAAGTGGAAACCGATAAAGCTACCATGGATCTTGAATCCTTTTTTGATGGTGTTTTGTTGTATGTGGGAGTAGAAGAAGGAAACGGCATCCCTGTTGGAGCTTTGTTGGCAATTATCGGAAAACAGGGAGAAGATGTTTCTGCGCTTGTTTCTGGCTTTCAGGACAGTCAGCCGGTAGAATCCGCTGCGCCTGTAGCAGAGTCAAAGCCTGAAACTCCGCCCGTAGTATCCACACCTCAGGAAACAGCTGCTCCGGTAGTACAGGTACAGCCTGTGGCTGCACCCGTCGTGGTCGCCTCAGAGGACAGCCGGGTCAAAGCTTCACCGCTGGCAAAAGCCATGGCGAAAGACAAGGGAATTGATCTTTCTCAGGTTTCTGGCTCCGGTGATAATGGACGGATCGTCAAAAAAGATATTGAAAACTTCAAGGCACCCGCTTCGCCTTCTGACAATGGCAGCTCAATGCCAATGTACACAACCGTTGTGGCCGGCGTTGAAAAATATGAGGAAGTGCGCGTTTCGCAGATGCGTAAAACCATTGCACGCCGCCTCAGCGAAAGCAAATTTACCGCCCCGCATTTCTATCTCACCATGGAGATAAATATGGACAAATCTGTAGAAGCCAGAAAAGGCCTCAACGAGATTTCTCCGGTAAAAATTTCCTTTAATGATATGGTCATCAAGGCGGTCGCAACTGCCCTGAGACAACACCCCAAAGTGAATGCTGCGTGGCTGGGTGAAAAAATCCGCTACAACCAGCATATTCACATTGGTATGGCTGTCGCAGTTGAAGAAGGGCTCCTTGTCCCGGTTATCCGCTTCGCCGATTCCAAAGGCCTCGCAATGATCGCTACAGAGTCCCGCCAACTGGCTACCATGGCCCGTGAACGCAAACTTCAGCCTCAGGACTGGGAAGGCAATACCTTTACAGTTTCTAATCTCGGAATGTACGGTATTGAAGATTTTACTGCCATCATTAACCCGCCTGATGCTTGTATCCTGGCTATCGGTGGTATCATCCAAAAGCCTATCGTAAAAGACGGCCAAATCGTCGTAGGTAATATGATGAAAGTTACACTGTCCTGCGATCACCGGGTCGTTGACGGTGCTTCTGGCTCAGAATTCCTCGTAACACTTAAAAACCTGCTCGAAGATCCGGTGAGAATGCTGGTCTGA
- a CDS encoding T9SS type A sorting domain-containing protein produces the protein MKTFFLLFALSFLYSLQAQVVPDSLTYDWFSAGFPGKIPNPENIVSVADFNIGENDPADWTKSFNRAVESLEGRLGVILFPPGVYTFQSTISLPDSCIIRGAGADSTRLVFDLGGMAGDCFFIGNLNQPAFDSVKVFCPRGTSLIPVSSFAKYPPGTYIEIRQTNGAWDVKPAAWAQYCMGQFARIAGTNDSALILDQPLRTDFFPGLYPEIRPITPRHYVGIECLSISRTDTPAVAPVYNIHFNYANRCWVKGVESSMSIGSHIMADASSEIKISGSYFHESVAYDGAGTHGYGVTLIQHTNRVLVEDNIFRHLRHAMMVKQGANGNVFAYNYSTDPYRSESPHDLSGDISLHGHFPYANLFEGNIVSNMITDHFWGGAGPGNMFFRNRATLYGISLINLDGSQVATNDQILVGNETTNFGTFMGNFLIGGNGHFLYGNHIRGVVQPAGTEELNDTSYYQTLFLGKTPLIGLPGTPGEGTNAAAQRFLSGEYLTVCNTDTVRTTTAMDPEPVGDFVLENVFPNPFSGSIDLEIRSATTSQLRIRLSSISGKTIKEKVLMITPGKHQIRVDIDPGLPGGIYALEVIFGEQRFVRKLVNHL, from the coding sequence GTGAAAACATTTTTCCTTCTTTTTGCCCTATCCTTTCTGTACAGCCTTCAGGCACAGGTTGTACCTGACTCTCTGACTTATGACTGGTTTTCCGCGGGCTTTCCGGGAAAAATACCCAACCCCGAAAATATAGTCTCTGTTGCAGATTTTAATATTGGTGAAAATGACCCTGCAGATTGGACCAAATCGTTTAACCGGGCAGTAGAAAGTCTCGAAGGCCGGCTGGGTGTCATCTTGTTTCCTCCGGGGGTGTACACCTTTCAATCGACCATTAGCCTTCCCGACAGTTGTATTATCCGCGGCGCAGGGGCTGATTCCACCCGGCTTGTGTTTGATCTGGGGGGAATGGCCGGAGACTGCTTTTTTATTGGTAACCTCAACCAGCCTGCTTTTGACAGCGTCAAGGTTTTCTGCCCGAGAGGAACCTCCCTGATTCCTGTCTCTTCCTTCGCCAAATATCCGCCGGGTACTTATATCGAAATTCGCCAGACCAATGGTGCCTGGGACGTCAAACCCGCAGCATGGGCGCAATATTGTATGGGACAATTTGCCCGAATCGCCGGAACCAATGACTCGGCGCTGATCCTTGACCAGCCACTTCGCACTGATTTTTTCCCGGGGCTATACCCCGAAATCCGCCCGATTACGCCTCGTCACTACGTAGGCATCGAATGTCTGTCCATTTCCCGTACAGATACACCCGCTGTTGCCCCGGTTTACAATATTCATTTCAACTACGCCAACCGTTGTTGGGTGAAAGGGGTTGAGAGCAGCATGAGTATTGGCAGTCATATCATGGCAGATGCGAGCTCCGAAATAAAAATTTCCGGAAGTTATTTCCATGAGTCTGTCGCCTACGATGGCGCAGGAACTCATGGCTATGGGGTTACGTTGATTCAACATACCAACCGCGTACTCGTGGAGGATAATATTTTCCGGCATCTTCGCCACGCTATGATGGTCAAGCAGGGCGCAAATGGAAATGTATTTGCCTATAACTATTCCACTGATCCTTACCGAAGCGAGTCGCCCCATGACCTTTCCGGCGACATTTCCCTTCACGGGCATTTTCCCTATGCCAATCTCTTTGAGGGAAATATTGTCAGCAATATGATTACCGATCACTTCTGGGGAGGGGCAGGGCCGGGGAATATGTTTTTCCGCAACCGGGCAACATTGTATGGAATCAGCCTCATCAATCTGGATGGAAGTCAGGTCGCTACGAATGACCAAATCCTGGTGGGCAATGAGACCACAAACTTTGGCACCTTTATGGGCAATTTTCTGATTGGGGGAAATGGCCATTTTTTATATGGAAACCATATTCGCGGCGTGGTCCAGCCTGCTGGAACCGAAGAACTGAATGACACTTCTTACTATCAGACGCTGTTTTTGGGAAAAACACCGCTTATCGGACTGCCAGGCACACCCGGAGAAGGAACAAATGCGGCGGCACAGCGGTTTCTTTCGGGGGAATACCTGACGGTTTGTAATACAGATACGGTAAGGACAACTACGGCGATGGATCCAGAACCCGTCGGCGATTTTGTATTGGAAAATGTATTTCCTAATCCGTTTTCCGGCAGCATTGACCTTGAAATCCGGTCTGCAACCACTTCCCAGTTGCGTATTCGCCTGAGCAGCATTTCCGGAAAAACCATAAAAGAAAAGGTATTAATGATAACTCCCGGTAAACACCAGATCAGGGTCGATATTGATCCAGGTTTACCGGGAGGAATTTATGCGCTCGAAGTAATTTTCGGTGAGCAGCGGTTTGTTCGGAAATTAGTGAACCACTTGTAG
- a CDS encoding T9SS type A sorting domain-containing protein, giving the protein MKFVYLTRGFFLLLLFMSYLRVDATHFKGANITYECTSACTYRIIVTEYYDCSGIIASPLSINGAFGITGTGGCATPSPLNTWQLIAQTDVTPLCAGMVALNTCGSSPNPLYPGVTELQFYRDYNFCNSGSCTSFTLSYSNCCRNGAILNLNNPNTHSAYITSTILNPSICNQSPAFIDPSPIFLQAGQQAHISLAATDSDGDSLVYLLSSCYDNAGTAIPYNPSFSATQPMGTNWNVALDPGTGDVSFTPVAGSIGEYALCYTVYEYRNGAPIGTYERDLSISVFPSATGANAVPYILPSGSTAPAPVGGAYLSGYTLQAYVNVPLQFRIDGFDPNAGDIISMMWNGSLPGATFTDASNPAITDSVSGLTPQAFLNWTPTAVGRYSFKVSLSDSVCYVSELAEYTFVIDVDSCQAVADAGPYQFICNGQSVIIGTPAIPGYSYQWIPSAGLNNDTIAQPTASPISLPSTTTYQVTASLPSGCSASAITVVTFYGPSGVSVSAPDSICHNDTATIQAVLPTSPSFTLTWDFDGGTVLSGTGAGPYDVVWASAGTKTILLVADDGTCADTVYSSIMVKNDCVWPGDADYDGVADNFDLLAIGLSYGSTGPARPNASLTWEAQVAGPWNDTLPGGVNYVHSDTDGNGVINDDDTLAISLNYGLTHNKTEGGERGGPGDPPLLILPQIDSALVGDTLFLPVFLGVDSIPANNVYGLAFTITYDQTLVDSASASINFANGWMGTQGTNLLGLQKDFFSNGQIDVALTRNDHMNVSGFGQIAVLSIVMVDDISGKNNLYETLNLEISNFKVIGANGEVIPVNPLPAQIVVYQPESTGLDNLYNQGLHIYPNPTSGIVTIELEKSAAFTVDLFDMKGKAIHRLSTRNDHLVMDVSELPAGLYILSVESEGRRMVKKLQVVH; this is encoded by the coding sequence ATGAAATTTGTTTACCTAACCCGTGGATTTTTTTTACTGCTTCTTTTTATGTCTTATCTACGTGTGGACGCCACACATTTTAAAGGAGCAAATATTACCTATGAATGTACTTCTGCCTGTACCTACCGGATTATCGTTACTGAATATTATGATTGTTCAGGGATCATCGCATCTCCTTTATCGATCAATGGGGCTTTCGGAATCACCGGTACAGGAGGCTGTGCAACTCCTTCTCCGTTAAATACCTGGCAGTTGATCGCTCAAACCGATGTAACGCCGCTATGTGCCGGGATGGTTGCATTAAATACCTGTGGATCGAGCCCCAACCCGCTTTATCCAGGGGTAACAGAATTGCAGTTTTACCGGGACTACAACTTCTGCAATTCGGGAAGCTGTACCTCATTTACGCTCAGCTATTCCAACTGCTGCCGAAATGGCGCTATCCTAAACCTCAACAATCCGAATACTCATAGTGCGTATATTACTTCCACCATCCTGAATCCCTCGATATGCAATCAATCGCCTGCATTTATTGACCCTTCACCGATTTTTCTTCAGGCGGGTCAACAGGCGCATATCAGTTTGGCTGCTACGGACTCTGACGGAGACTCTCTGGTATACCTGCTTTCCTCCTGCTATGACAATGCAGGCACTGCGATTCCGTACAATCCTTCTTTCTCTGCTACTCAGCCGATGGGCACAAACTGGAACGTAGCGCTTGACCCGGGTACAGGTGATGTAAGTTTTACCCCCGTTGCCGGATCCATTGGAGAATATGCACTCTGCTATACGGTCTATGAATACCGCAATGGGGCTCCTATCGGGACTTACGAGCGCGACCTGAGCATTAGTGTTTTTCCATCGGCGACCGGTGCTAATGCGGTTCCCTACATACTCCCCTCCGGCTCGACTGCACCTGCTCCTGTGGGGGGGGCTTACTTGAGCGGCTATACGCTTCAGGCTTATGTCAATGTACCGCTTCAGTTTCGGATTGATGGTTTTGATCCTAATGCCGGAGATATCATTTCCATGATGTGGAACGGTTCCTTACCCGGTGCAACTTTTACCGATGCATCTAATCCGGCTATTACGGATAGTGTCTCAGGCCTTACCCCACAGGCCTTTCTCAACTGGACACCTACTGCTGTGGGTAGATACAGTTTTAAAGTAAGCCTCTCTGATTCTGTATGTTACGTTTCAGAACTGGCAGAATACACATTCGTCATCGATGTAGATAGTTGTCAGGCAGTAGCCGATGCGGGCCCTTATCAGTTTATTTGCAATGGGCAATCTGTCATCATTGGTACACCTGCAATCCCCGGATATTCCTATCAGTGGATCCCTTCAGCAGGTCTGAACAACGACACAATCGCGCAACCAACGGCATCTCCGATTTCCTTACCCAGCACCACCACTTACCAGGTAACAGCATCTCTGCCTTCGGGTTGCAGTGCCTCTGCCATTACGGTAGTCACCTTCTATGGCCCTTCAGGCGTTTCGGTTTCTGCACCTGATTCTATTTGCCATAATGATACGGCGACGATTCAGGCAGTTCTGCCAACGAGCCCGTCGTTTACGCTTACCTGGGACTTCGACGGAGGTACGGTACTATCAGGAACGGGAGCAGGCCCTTATGATGTTGTATGGGCTTCAGCCGGAACAAAAACGATCCTTCTGGTCGCAGATGACGGCACATGTGCGGACACGGTCTATTCATCTATCATGGTAAAAAATGACTGTGTATGGCCCGGTGATGCTGATTATGATGGTGTTGCCGATAATTTTGATCTTCTGGCGATCGGCCTGTCTTATGGTTCTACCGGTCCGGCGCGCCCCAATGCTTCGCTGACCTGGGAAGCACAAGTAGCAGGGCCGTGGAATGATACACTGCCCGGAGGCGTAAACTATGTCCACTCTGACACAGACGGCAATGGGGTGATCAACGACGATGATACACTGGCCATTTCCCTCAACTATGGCCTTACGCACAACAAAACCGAAGGTGGCGAAAGGGGCGGCCCCGGTGATCCGCCGTTGCTCATTCTGCCGCAGATTGATTCGGCGCTCGTAGGTGATACGCTTTTTCTGCCTGTATTTCTGGGAGTAGACAGCATCCCAGCCAATAATGTGTACGGACTTGCCTTCACCATCACCTACGATCAGACGCTTGTTGACTCTGCTTCGGCTTCTATCAACTTTGCAAACGGCTGGATGGGAACGCAGGGAACCAATCTTCTGGGGCTGCAAAAAGACTTTTTCTCCAATGGACAAATTGATGTCGCACTGACCCGCAACGATCATATGAATGTCAGCGGCTTCGGGCAGATTGCCGTGCTCAGTATTGTGATGGTAGATGATATTTCCGGGAAAAATAACCTGTACGAAACCCTGAATCTTGAGATCAGCAACTTTAAAGTCATTGGGGCGAATGGAGAAGTGATTCCGGTAAATCCACTTCCTGCACAGATTGTGGTGTATCAGCCGGAAAGTACAGGACTCGACAACCTCTACAATCAGGGTTTACATATTTACCCTAACCCCACATCAGGGATCGTAACCATTGAACTGGAAAAATCAGCTGCCTTTACTGTGGATTTGTTTGATATGAAAGGGAAAGCCATTCATCGTCTTTCTACCCGAAATGATCATCTGGTTATGGATGTGAGTGAACTTCCCGCCGGGCTGTATATCCTTTCGGTAGAAAGTGAAGGCAGACGAATGGTGAAGAAACTACAAGTGGTTCACTAA